One segment of Candidatus Methanomethylicota archaeon DNA contains the following:
- the cas6 gene encoding CRISPR system precrRNA processing endoribonuclease RAMP protein Cas6, whose protein sequence is MSSISSFTLRIAVDDPVVFQSFSGFASCGLFYSLVKLVDEGFAGELHSSRRLAPWSATPFLLEYPSSRIVYRSIPARSIVNVSFSIMDEKLSTIFKEALFKSNLEVDLVNVKAKVIGVAINTCKFSDLASNVEPLPSRFAIRFLTPTVFRRSIFDCCQYCPYYVEYTVRVRGGEKVEKPCKYAVQCSGMLVPLPLPSLMFRNIARIWSKFSDVRLDVEGAVRWAENAIMIAGFPKPGIRTIRLYEHPTTNKWIVGFMGTVRFVVREELYNEKHARTAATLLKMAEITNMGVRRTAGLGMIKYITPKGNMEKEEE, encoded by the coding sequence ATGTCCTCGATATCCTCCTTTACGCTTAGGATTGCTGTTGATGATCCTGTTGTTTTTCAGAGTTTTTCTGGTTTTGCTTCTTGTGGTCTCTTTTATAGTTTGGTTAAGTTGGTTGATGAGGGTTTTGCTGGGGAGTTGCATTCCTCTAGGAGGTTGGCTCCTTGGTCTGCAACACCATTCCTCCTTGAGTATCCTTCTAGTAGGATCGTTTATCGTTCTATTCCAGCTCGCTCCATTGTTAATGTCTCGTTTTCCATTATGGATGAGAAGTTGTCCACGATTTTTAAGGAGGCTCTCTTCAAGTCTAATTTGGAGGTTGATTTGGTTAATGTTAAGGCTAAGGTTATTGGTGTAGCAATTAATACTTGTAAGTTTTCTGATTTGGCTTCTAATGTTGAGCCTCTCCCAAGCAGGTTTGCCATAAGATTCTTGACTCCAACGGTTTTTAGGCGTTCCATATTCGATTGCTGTCAATACTGTCCATATTATGTTGAGTATACTGTTAGGGTTAGGGGTGGTGAGAAGGTTGAGAAGCCATGTAAATATGCTGTTCAATGTAGTGGTATGCTAGTTCCATTGCCATTACCATCATTAATGTTTAGGAATATTGCCAGAATATGGTCTAAATTCTCAGATGTACGCTTGGACGTTGAGGGAGCTGTTAGGTGGGCTGAAAACGCAATAATGATTGCAGGATTCCCAAAACCAGGCATAAGAACCATACGCCTATACGAACATCCAACAACAAATAAGTGGATAGTTGGATTCATGGGTACAGTGAGATTCGTAGTGAGAGAAGAACTATACAATGAAAAACATGCAAGAACAGCAGCAACACTACTAAAAATGGCAGAAATAACAAACATGGGAGTAAGGAGAACTGCAGGATTAGGAATGATAAAATACATAACACCAAAGGGAAATATGGAAAAGGAAGAAGAATGA
- the csa3 gene encoding CRISPR-associated CARF protein Csa3, which yields MVNRVIILTLGFDEKFAIRALMRTAPLKDDEVMIIIPTQKDERAEKALTSLKKFCEIIENIMLEVVEVPVNEPELAIATIYKVLSHKLRSEKRLHLNLSGGMRALILETLAATLAAASHIPNIKIEVELENLSGVAEFKLDHFRLSPPGSLDLDILTSIKKLEDAHIYATLDMITSETKMPRSTVYRRLLTLTKKGYVKIEKQGRKILYSLTDLGRIWA from the coding sequence ATGGTTAATAGAGTGATAATACTGACCCTTGGTTTTGATGAAAAATTTGCGATCAGAGCACTTATGCGTACAGCTCCATTAAAGGATGATGAAGTAATGATAATAATCCCCACACAAAAGGATGAAAGAGCTGAAAAAGCCTTAACTTCATTAAAAAAGTTTTGCGAAATTATTGAAAATATTATGCTCGAAGTCGTAGAAGTGCCAGTCAATGAGCCAGAACTGGCGATAGCAACTATTTACAAAGTTCTTTCTCATAAGTTGAGAAGTGAGAAACGTCTTCATTTAAATTTGAGTGGTGGAATGAGAGCACTTATACTTGAAACTCTAGCAGCAACATTGGCAGCAGCCAGCCACATACCCAACATTAAGATTGAAGTTGAATTAGAGAATTTAAGTGGAGTAGCTGAATTTAAGTTGGATCACTTTAGGCTCTCACCACCAGGGTCGTTAGATCTCGATATTCTAACATCTATTAAAAAATTAGAAGACGCACACATATACGCTACCCTTGACATGATTACCTCAGAAACAAAGATGCCGCGTAGTACAGTTTATCGTAGGCTTTTAACTCTTACAAAGAAGGGGTACGTGAAAATTGAAAAACAAGGTAGAAAAATATTGTATTCATTGACTGATTTAGGAAGAATATGGGCATAA